The genomic stretch ACGAGGCTGATCCTTTCCACGGACAAGTGCTTTTGTGGTCGGATACTGTAAAATATTCCTTTTTTAAACTTTGTGGTGGGAAATAATGGTTGCCTTCTACTACAACGGTGTTGTCACTTTCTGCGATAATTACATTGTTAAATACTGCTTTCATAATGCTGTTTTTTAATTATTTTGATGATGCTTTCAACCACATTGTTTTTTTAAAAGAATCAATTTTAATACTGCTTTCGTACCAATCTATTGTCCTTTATAATACTTGAAACCAGCCATACATACTTCTCATCTTTTGTATCCCAACCAAGTGCCTCAAATTTATTGCCAAATGGACAGGCCGGAAAATCGGGAAAACCAATGCGGAATATATACCGCTCAGGTGACTTATTGAATACTTCTTTTTTCACACGAGGTAAGCCGTATTTGGTTTCTGCATCACTTAAATGATGAATATGTGCATTGTTGGCATTAAACTTTTCTCGTACTTCGCTTGCTTCTACAGTTTCGAGGGCAGAATAGGCATCTACCAAAAATCCTTTGATGTTTTCGCCCATAAGTGTGATAGCAAACAAGAGTTCACTTCCATCGTTTTCTCCGTCTGTGCTAAACGTGTACGAATCATCAATGCTAAAGGCTTCCATTGCAAATCCTTTATTTAGTTGGTCGGAAAATAATTGTTTGTTTTTAATTCTGAACTCGTGTGTATAGCCTTGCCTGTTTAAATCGGCAATGGTGCTTACTAAATCTTTTGGATTATTCATAATTCTTTTTTTTTATTGAATTAATAATTTTCGTTCAAATGTTGCAGTTTCTCTTTATCTGTCACATCAGCAAATTCTTTTAGCAGCAACTTCAATTTCGGGTCAATATTATTTTTGCAAAAGGGCTTTTGGGGATTTGAATAGTAATAATCAAGTATCTCCTGACGAGAGCGTTTAAAGGCTCCGAACGGAAACACTTGGGTAATGATTTGTTTTGAAAACCCGCTTTGCAGATTTTTCAGTATTGCCTTAGCCTCCGATTCCTGATTCGCAGAAAAGGTATAAACAGCTGATCGGTAAAGGTTTCTCCTGCTGTGCATCACGGTGCTGCTATGCGTTCTTAAATGTATTTCAATGAGAACTTTAAGTGAAATTTCCTCCGGGCTGAAATGCACAATTACCGCTTCGGAAAAATCTTCCAAACCGGTATTGGTCGCTACAAAACCTTGTTCTACCACTTTTACCCCAATCAACGATTGAAAAATGGCTTCTGTACACCAGTGGCAGCTTCCTCCAAATGCTATTTTTTCGTCTGGTTTTTCCATTTTTTTGTTAATCAATTTACTTCAATTTTTTAATTGTGCTTTTCTTATTGCTTCTTCTCAGATGGATCCTCTTCTGTTAATTCATCTATCAAATACCCCAAACGGAGCAGTGCATTATTAGGGTCAGAGCCAAAAATTGAATACTCCAC from Chryseobacterium indoltheticum encodes the following:
- a CDS encoding peptide-methionine (S)-S-oxide reductase: MEKPDEKIAFGGSCHWCTEAIFQSLIGVKVVEQGFVATNTGLEDFSEAVIVHFSPEEISLKVLIEIHLRTHSSTVMHSRRNLYRSAVYTFSANQESEAKAILKNLQSGFSKQIITQVFPFGAFKRSRQEILDYYYSNPQKPFCKNNIDPKLKLLLKEFADVTDKEKLQHLNENY
- a CDS encoding DUF427 domain-containing protein, giving the protein MKAVFNNVIIAESDNTVVVEGNHYFPPQSLKKEYFTVSDHKSTCPWKGSASYYSVNVDGKTETDAGWYYKSPSEAAKEIKDHVAFWKGVKVSE